The genomic interval CAGCAAGCAATAACATTAACTATATCTAACCGAAAACCTACATTAATCACCCAAACCGAAGTACGGACGTGAATGTAAGTTGGTATGTGCCAGCGGACTAGTGGCAcaataaaaaagtaaataaagcGCGTGTGAAGTGGTGCAGAAAGCAAAAAGGCAGTCGGAAGGAAAAATTCAAATACGCATTAATGTAAGTGCGATGGCTGGATAAGCTGTTTAACTTTTTGTTTCTCTGAAAAGCTGATAATGATATGCGATGCGaccatttttaaaatttcatgaAATCAACATTCCAACTCACAAcggtgtgcgtgtgcgtttCTTTGTGTTCGTGCGTGTGCAGGCTAGAGTGAGACAACCAGTGTGATCGCTTTGCCTGCTGCCATTTCAGTTGCTTTTTTTTAAACTAATCTCTGGCATTTGTCACGTAAAAGAGTATAACGTTAAACCCAAAAGCGTTTTGAATAtgactttaaatatttaataaatgtgggcaacagcaacaacagcagcagacgcATACACACGTGTTGCGGTTTATCTAGAGGgcagtgtgcgtgtgttaGTGCGGAAAACAGCTGGTACAGCTGCCGCTGCAGCGACGAAGAAGAAGAGAAGAAAGAAAGGGGAAGAGAGAGAACACGCTTTATTATCCTGCGTAGTTTTCTTTTATCGGTGGTTGTTCTGCTATTGGGTTACAGTTTACACTTTTCTctgttttctttattttcccTCTGCATTGCTATGCATTTTGCCTTTGTCGTGgtggttttttttatttttattgtcgGCCGTCCTTTAATTGCGCAGCGCCACTTCGCTTCATCGCTTTCCTTGCCTGGTTTCTCCTTCTCTTTGGAGTTTCTGGATTCGTATTCCGATTCGGTATCGCCCTTTTCCTGCGACAACAGCAGCTGCTTGCAGGGCATCGGAGCTGTCGGCGATAGCCGAAAGAAGCTAGAAACCCCAAGGAAGCCAACATCCTTTTAATTGTCCTGGAAACTATGATAGTCTTATAAAAATTAGCGTTGACTATATAAGAATATAACAATATGATTAATTTtgcttaataatttttattaaacaatATAATTTAGTCGTGACGAACTTAAAAATGGGGACAATAAtgcatttttttgttggctTGAATTTTTTCACATCTCTTTTGTCGTGAATATTTATCTAAAACGGACGTCATCAAAGTCATTAAACTTACGTGAACCTTCgcatttaaaagttttttactggcatttatattttctatagCTTACTGGGAAAAATATCAGATAATAGCgttaaaaatcattttaatttttgcattggtaatacatttttatacaataattagctttaatttaaaatttggcCAGCAAAAAGTATTTACTAACAAATTTTTGTAACTTCCTTTTTTTCGGCTCTCATAAAGCAAAGGCCTTGATTTTGTAGCATTAAAGCATCTGGTAGTTATCATACCCCTTTAAAATGTTTCCAAAATCACGCCCCATAAGCGATAAGATAAGAGAGCGTTCAATTCTTGCCCACGATGCATAAAGGCGAGAAAAAGGCCAAATTGCCAGCACTGGCGGCCATAAATCGCTGCACCATTTTCTTTTATCTGCTGCGTGTGCGTGAGTGCACGCCTGTGAATCCTGTTTTTTCCTTGAAACCAGTTTGCGTCCGTCTTTTCTCTGCCAGCAAGGTGTTCACTTCACCTTACTCATTcattgtttgtttgcccattGCAGCCGACGCTTGATCTTCCATCTGCAGCATCCATCATCCGGAATCGAGGCAATAATCACCAGCTACCGACAATCAAGCAAGCCATCTATTCATCAAAAGACCACCGGGTAGTAGAACCTCAATCATAGCGATGGCCTGTGCAACCCTGAAACGAGCCCTAGACTGGGAGTCGATGAACCAGCGGCCTCCGAAGCGCCGGCGCTGCAATCCTTTTGGACAGGCCGGGAGCAATGCAGGTCCAGCGTCGCCATCCCGCGACGGTCCCAGCACCTCGGCGGGTCTGCCCCACACGCCCAGCAACCGATTCGCCAAGGACAGCACCGAACCCAGTCCGTTCAGTGAGTCGTCGCTGGCCAAAATGTCACCAGGTTAGTAAATCGGGTCGATGCTGGAAAAGGGATTTCGTATCCCTTTTGAGCATATTTTCTAAATAAATCCTTCTTTTTTCGAATCACAGACAAAATGGCCGAGAGCTTGTGCAATGAGATTAAGAGACTGCACAAGCGCAAACAGCTGCCGATCACATCGTCGGCCTTGGAGCGCATGCAGGATTCGGAGTCCAGCGGATCGGAGATGGGTCCGGAGAGTCCGCGCCGCCCGGACAGTCCACAGAACCTTATGCGCCACGGCGAAAAGGCCCTGTTCACGTTCAAGCAGGTGCAGCTCATCTGCGAGAGCATGATAAAGGAGCGCGAGAATCAACTGAGGGAGCGATACGAGTCCGTGCTGACCACCAAGCTGGCCGAGCAGTACGATGCCTTTGTGAAGTTCACATATGATCAGATACAGCGTCGCTACGAGGCAGCGCCTAGCTGTGAGTTCAAGTTACCACCCGTCATGGTTATATTGCTAATTACatcatattttcatttcagACCTGTCGTAAAGCTGTGTACGCAGCTGTAGCCTCAGAAAGaagaaattaataattgcacTACGATCTTATGTGACGGTAGATCTGCCGCGACAACAACAGCCCTCataaactaaaacaaacaacaaataagGAAACTAAAGCAAACGCAAaacaaaccaacaaaaaacaaacctaaaaagcaaaaaacgaaaaaacaaaaaaaaaacaaactacaACATACATCGTgtttaatatattttgaaatacaCGCGAAGAAAACAGTTATAGTTTATGCCTagatttacatatatattgtatCGGTTAGCAGCAAAAggattgaattatttaaaagcAAGCATAAACCACAAAAGAGAGAAACCAACAAACCAACTtgttaaatttatgtttttcaaATAACGCAAATTCTAAATAAAATGACAAATATCTAATATGAACTATATGAACTATAAGCACACCGCCACAGCAGACATATACATATGGGTGCATCCGTAGAGAGAACGATTCAATGAAACCTCAAACGTAGCTTCGTACATAACTCAAACCGACAGAATTGGCAAATATAATGTTAAGCACATGATGTAGCATATAAGGTATGATGTAAAACGTATCAAACTACATATATTgtgttttgaaaatgtaatttatgaAGCGAAGCGAAGCAACAAAGATAACTCACAACTCATGAAGAACACTTTTCAtagtttatttttgcatattaCTTGTTCACTAAGGCGAGAAACGAACGCTTGACTTTGCCTATTTTCTCGAGTATCGTTTGTTAATTGTTTCTT from Drosophila mauritiana strain mau12 chromosome 3L, ASM438214v1, whole genome shotgun sequence carries:
- the LOC117140353 gene encoding akirin — encoded protein: MACATLKRALDWESMNQRPPKRRRCNPFGQAGSNAGPASPSRDGPSTSAGLPHTPSNRFAKDSTEPSPFSESSLAKMSPDKMAESLCNEIKRLHKRKQLPITSSALERMQDSESSGSEMGPESPRRPDSPQNLMRHGEKALFTFKQVQLICESMIKERENQLRERYESVLTTKLAEQYDAFVKFTYDQIQRRYEAAPSYLS